In Lycium ferocissimum isolate CSIRO_LF1 chromosome 11, AGI_CSIRO_Lferr_CH_V1, whole genome shotgun sequence, a single genomic region encodes these proteins:
- the LOC132036452 gene encoding uncharacterized protein LOC132036452, with protein sequence MVSHLESVDSHTQLSWIKELREWFSGFISEIDDLESIDVCLLLESIKQTTETSGSQELKLEADVSLIHIISDYLSRYSLEPIFVIKHEVVQVLLDLLEINSVCEKAVEELRKVAFNGVSHDNALWHGTLDTLLKKLETANVSMLRKLRFSISKLCGGKIEPPFSKVS encoded by the exons ATGGTTTCTCATCTTGAGTCTGTTGATAGCCATACACAGTTGTCATGGATCAAGGAACTTAGAGAATGGTTCTCAG GTTTCATTTCTGAAATAGATGATCTTGAATCTATTGATGTTTGTCTTCTACTTGAAAGTATTAAACAGACAACGGAGACATCAGGTTCACAAGAGCTCAAG TTGGAAGCTGATGTGAGTCTCATACATATTATATCTGACTACTTATCACGCTACTCATTGGAACCTATTTTCGTGATTAAGCATGAGGTGGTGCAAGTTCTTTTAGACCTTCTGGAAATAAATAGTGTTTGTGAGAAG GCTGTGGAGGAACTGCGAAAAGTTGCTTTCAACGGTGTAAGTCATGATAATGCTCTTTGGCATGGGACTTTGGATACTTTGCTGAAAAAGTTGGAAACTGCCAATGTTTCAATGCTGAGAAAACTCAGGTTTAGTATATCAAAGCTTTGTGGAGGCAAAATAGAACCTCCTTTTAGTAAGGTCAGCTAA